The proteins below are encoded in one region of Nocardioides marmorisolisilvae:
- a CDS encoding SpoIID/LytB domain-containing protein, whose translation MHLPRPFRALLAAPLLLVLAAPPAGAVSVDQTFKVPASGRFTINGHGFGHGHGMSQYGAQGAALQGLGYRKIVKFYYPGTRFSTYSGNIAVLITSDTTRDVQVRVRPGLRVKDRGTGTVYRLPTRTGVKKWRLKISQRRTWVQFHNSTGWHTWRLPNGRWRLVGDGEFSSPAHLLTLVTPSGPKVLRGTLRGASAAPAGAVSDTVNVLPIDDYVQGVVAAEMPASWRPAALKAQAVAARTYALFERAANLNSWYQICDTTACQVYGGVASEYSTTNAAVRDTAGRYLSWHGQPAFTQFSASSGGWTSAGSQPYLPHQQDPYDGFSGNGVHTWSVRVSAAPLERRYPSIGTLRRVTVTQREGGGQWQGRVWAITLRGSKGSARISGTDLQSVYRLRSTWFQLGR comes from the coding sequence ATGCATCTTCCTCGCCCCTTCCGCGCGCTGCTCGCTGCGCCCCTGCTGCTCGTGCTGGCCGCGCCACCGGCGGGCGCCGTCTCGGTCGACCAGACGTTCAAGGTGCCGGCGTCCGGCAGGTTCACCATCAACGGGCACGGCTTCGGCCACGGTCACGGGATGTCGCAGTACGGCGCCCAGGGCGCGGCGCTGCAGGGACTCGGCTATCGCAAGATCGTGAAGTTCTACTACCCGGGCACCCGATTCTCGACCTACAGCGGCAACATCGCGGTGCTGATCACCTCCGACACCACCCGCGACGTGCAGGTCAGGGTCCGGCCGGGCCTGCGGGTCAAGGACCGGGGGACCGGCACGGTCTACCGGCTGCCGACGCGCACCGGCGTCAAGAAGTGGCGGCTGAAGATCAGCCAGCGGCGTACCTGGGTCCAGTTCCACAACTCCACCGGCTGGCACACCTGGCGGCTCCCCAACGGTCGGTGGCGCCTGGTCGGCGACGGGGAGTTCAGCTCACCGGCCCACCTGCTGACGCTGGTCACCCCGTCGGGCCCGAAGGTCCTGCGCGGGACCCTGCGCGGTGCGTCCGCCGCCCCTGCCGGAGCAGTCAGCGACACCGTCAACGTGCTGCCGATCGACGACTACGTGCAGGGCGTGGTCGCCGCGGAGATGCCGGCCTCGTGGAGGCCGGCAGCACTGAAGGCCCAGGCCGTGGCAGCCCGCACCTACGCGCTGTTCGAGCGGGCCGCCAACCTCAACAGCTGGTATCAGATCTGCGACACGACTGCGTGCCAGGTCTATGGCGGGGTCGCCAGCGAGTACTCGACGACCAACGCCGCAGTGCGCGACACCGCGGGCAGATACCTGAGCTGGCACGGCCAGCCGGCGTTCACCCAGTTCAGCGCCTCCTCGGGCGGCTGGACCTCCGCCGGCTCCCAGCCCTACCTGCCACACCAGCAGGACCCGTACGACGGCTTCTCCGGCAACGGCGTGCACACGTGGTCGGTCAGGGTCTCGGCGGCGCCGCTCGAGCGACGGTACCCGTCGATCGGCACGCTCCGTCGGGTCACGGTGACCCAGCGTGAAGGAGGCGGACAGTGGCAGGGCCGGGTCTGGGCGATCACCCTGCGCGGGAGCAAGGGCAGTGCGCGGATCAGCGGCACCGACCTGCAGTCGGTCTACCGGCTGCGCAGCACCTGGTTCCAGCTGGGTCGCTGA
- a CDS encoding IS1380 family transposase, with product MTKSCTLDRIRVTADDENGVSDAGLLIAATLGDRLGLGPLLREHLTVPGSAGANPDRKCLTLIHSLLAGGDCIEDVNALRAGSTGAVLGHKVAASSTVGTFLRSFGFGHARQLDAVTRRLLARAVTAGAHPGFSESVTVDIDSTLCETYGLKKDGARGVMRTGLRGYHPLLAVIAGTPDIAGVVAHARMRRGRSSDSTSAPVFIKETISRLRSAGAAGEIVLRADSGFYLSDVVTACRNNDVRFSITARMIGSAVKDKIAAIAESEWTPIDYFLPGAGVAEFTFIPFASGPRGKLLAERGEIHPVRLIVRRTPLTDAQAINRGQDPDQPALFPIYDYHPMITDRTGEIVEIEADHRRHAEVELTIRDLKHDMAMNHFPTKSFGGNAAWLILNTIAHNLTRWATRLGLATAPVMTKKIRRRIYNVTGRLVRTGRRLVLRLPRRWPWAALITAAIERLRALPAASG from the coding sequence GTGACGAAGTCTTGCACGCTCGACCGCATCCGGGTGACAGCCGATGATGAGAACGGCGTGTCCGACGCCGGACTCCTGATCGCGGCCACCCTGGGGGACCGGCTCGGGCTCGGTCCGTTGCTGCGTGAACACCTCACCGTCCCGGGCAGCGCTGGCGCGAACCCGGACCGGAAGTGCCTGACGTTGATCCATTCGCTCCTGGCGGGTGGGGACTGCATCGAGGACGTCAACGCCCTACGGGCCGGGTCCACTGGCGCGGTCCTGGGGCACAAGGTCGCCGCCTCCTCGACGGTCGGCACCTTCCTACGCTCGTTCGGGTTCGGCCACGCCCGCCAACTCGACGCCGTGACTCGGCGCCTGCTCGCCCGCGCCGTCACCGCCGGCGCACATCCCGGATTCAGCGAGTCGGTCACGGTCGACATCGACTCCACCCTCTGCGAGACCTACGGGTTGAAGAAGGACGGTGCTCGCGGCGTGATGCGCACCGGGCTGCGGGGCTATCACCCGCTGCTCGCCGTTATCGCGGGAACACCTGACATCGCCGGCGTCGTGGCACACGCCCGGATGCGTCGGGGCCGGTCGAGCGACTCCACCAGCGCACCGGTGTTCATCAAGGAGACCATCAGCCGACTCCGCAGCGCGGGCGCGGCCGGTGAGATCGTGCTCCGCGCCGACTCGGGGTTCTACCTGTCCGATGTGGTCACCGCCTGCCGCAACAACGACGTGCGCTTCTCCATCACCGCTCGCATGATCGGCTCCGCTGTGAAGGACAAGATCGCAGCGATCGCCGAATCCGAGTGGACCCCGATCGACTACTTCCTGCCCGGAGCCGGGGTCGCGGAATTCACCTTCATCCCGTTCGCGAGCGGTCCCCGCGGCAAGCTGCTGGCCGAGCGCGGCGAAATCCATCCCGTCCGGCTGATCGTGCGTCGCACCCCACTCACCGACGCTCAAGCAATCAACCGCGGCCAGGACCCCGATCAACCAGCGCTGTTCCCGATCTACGACTACCACCCGATGATCACCGACCGAACCGGCGAGATCGTCGAGATCGAGGCCGACCACCGCCGCCACGCCGAGGTCGAGCTCACTATCCGCGACCTCAAGCACGACATGGCGATGAACCACTTCCCGACCAAGAGCTTCGGCGGGAACGCAGCCTGGCTGATCCTCAACACCATCGCCCACAACCTCACCCGATGGGCAACCCGGCTCGGCCTGGCCACCGCACCGGTGATGACCAAGAAGATCCGCCGCCGGATCTACAACGTCACCGGCCGCCTGGTCCGCACCGGGCGACGACTTGTCCTGCGCCTACCCCGCCGATGGCCTTGGGCCGCACTGATCACCGCTGCCATCGAACGGCTACGCGCCCTACCAGCCGCCAGCGGCTGA
- a CDS encoding NAD(P)H-quinone dehydrogenase, with protein sequence MTRAQSRHPDRVAIIGGGPGGYEAALVAAQLGARVTVVESAGPGGSAVLTDCVPSKTLIATAELMTEVEGANELGVLIGDGGVVVDLVRVNERVKRLALAQSVDIGSRLARDGIDVVRGRGRLESPERVVVERADGDTQVLEADAVLVATGAAPRTLASAQPDGERILTWEQVYDLTEEPSRMIVVGSGVTGAEFASAYNALGIDVVLVSSRDRVLPGEDADAAEVLEDVLIRRGMTVLGRSRMESVVRHGDSVTVTLTDGRTVEGSHCLLALGSVPNTDGLGLEEAGVALDERGFVTVDRVSRTTARGVYAAGDCTGVLMLASVAAMQGRIAMWHFLGDAVSPLDLKKVSSNVFTAPEIATVGWSQQAVDAGEIAAEVVMLPLSGNPRAKMQGVRDGFVKLFARPGTGIVVGGVVVGPRASELIHPVSLAVAESLTADQVAQAFTVYPSNSGSIAEAARRLHRG encoded by the coding sequence GTGACACGAGCGCAGAGCAGGCACCCCGACCGCGTGGCGATCATCGGCGGCGGCCCCGGCGGCTACGAAGCCGCCCTGGTCGCGGCCCAGCTCGGCGCCCGGGTCACGGTCGTGGAGAGCGCCGGACCCGGCGGCTCGGCCGTGCTCACCGACTGCGTGCCGAGCAAGACGCTCATCGCGACCGCCGAGCTGATGACCGAGGTCGAGGGCGCCAACGAGCTCGGCGTGCTCATCGGCGACGGCGGCGTGGTGGTCGACCTGGTCCGGGTCAATGAGCGCGTCAAGCGTCTCGCCCTCGCGCAGTCCGTGGACATCGGCAGTCGGCTGGCCCGCGACGGGATCGACGTGGTGCGGGGGCGGGGGCGGCTGGAGTCGCCGGAGCGGGTGGTCGTCGAGCGCGCCGACGGGGACACACAGGTCCTCGAGGCCGACGCTGTCCTGGTCGCCACCGGAGCCGCGCCACGCACCCTCGCGAGCGCCCAGCCCGACGGCGAGCGGATCCTGACCTGGGAGCAGGTCTACGACCTGACCGAAGAGCCCTCCCGGATGATCGTGGTCGGGTCCGGCGTCACGGGCGCGGAGTTCGCCAGTGCCTACAACGCGCTGGGCATCGACGTCGTGCTGGTCTCCTCGCGCGACAGGGTGCTGCCCGGCGAGGACGCCGACGCCGCCGAGGTCCTCGAGGACGTCCTGATCCGCCGCGGCATGACCGTGCTGGGCCGGTCCCGGATGGAGTCGGTGGTCCGCCACGGCGACAGCGTGACCGTGACGCTCACCGACGGCCGCACCGTCGAGGGCTCGCACTGTCTGCTCGCTCTGGGCTCGGTTCCCAACACCGACGGCCTCGGCCTCGAGGAGGCAGGTGTCGCGCTCGACGAGCGTGGCTTCGTGACCGTCGACCGGGTCTCGCGTACGACGGCCCGGGGGGTCTACGCCGCCGGGGACTGCACCGGCGTCCTGATGCTGGCCTCGGTGGCTGCGATGCAGGGCCGGATCGCGATGTGGCACTTCCTGGGTGATGCGGTCAGCCCGCTGGACCTCAAGAAGGTCTCCAGCAACGTCTTCACCGCTCCGGAGATCGCCACCGTGGGCTGGAGCCAGCAGGCGGTGGACGCCGGTGAGATCGCGGCCGAGGTGGTGATGCTGCCGTTGAGCGGCAACCCGCGCGCGAAGATGCAGGGCGTGCGGGACGGCTTCGTGAAGCTGTTCGCCCGTCCCGGGACCGGCATCGTGGTCGGTGGGGTGGTGGTCGGTCCACGGGCCAGCGAGCTGATCCATCCGGTGTCGCTGGCCGTCGCCGAGTCACTGACCGCCGACCAGGTCGCCCAGGCGTTCACGGTCTACCCGTCCAACAGCGGCTCGATCGCCGAGGCCGCCCGCCGCCTGCACCGAGGCTGA
- a CDS encoding gamma-glutamylcyclotransferase gives MTLHAAYGSNLDPARMNERCPHSPLHATGWLQGWRLTFGGEDHGWDGALATIVQDPFEQVFVAVYDVSGDDVLALDGWESADTGLYRKVRVRISTLSGEVVAWAYVLDAFEGGLPSASYLGVLADAAEAAAAPSDYVAALRARPCRSVFGG, from the coding sequence ATGACCCTGCACGCCGCCTACGGGTCGAACCTCGATCCGGCGCGGATGAACGAGCGCTGCCCGCACTCGCCGTTGCACGCGACCGGGTGGCTGCAGGGCTGGCGACTCACCTTCGGCGGCGAGGACCACGGCTGGGACGGCGCCCTCGCCACGATCGTCCAGGATCCGTTCGAGCAGGTCTTCGTCGCGGTGTACGACGTGAGCGGCGACGACGTGCTCGCCCTGGACGGCTGGGAGTCTGCCGACACCGGTCTCTACCGCAAGGTCCGGGTGCGGATCTCCACCCTCAGCGGTGAGGTGGTGGCCTGGGCCTATGTGCTCGATGCGTTCGAGGGCGGACTCCCCTCGGCCAGCTACCTCGGCGTGCTCGCCGACGCCGCCGAGGCCGCCGCCGCCCCCTCCGACTACGTCGCCGCCCTCCGCGCGCGCCCGTGCCGCTCTGTCTTCGGCGGCTGA
- a CDS encoding purine-nucleoside phosphorylase — protein MTSYQQAAAEAADVLREKTGIASHDIALVMGSGWLPAVDALGPALAEISTAELPGFAPPAVAGHAGRIRSVRAGDRTLMVFLGRTHFYEGHGVRPVVHGVRTAAAAGCRTVVLTNGCGGLRTSWTPGTPVLISDHINLTATSPIEGAHFIDLTDLYSARLRALCREVEPGLDEGVYVQLPGPHYETPAEIGMVRAIGGDLVGMSTTLEAIAAREAGLEVLGISLVTNLAAGITGEPLNHAEVLEAGRSAAARMGALLGAVVPKI, from the coding sequence GTGACCAGCTATCAGCAGGCAGCCGCCGAGGCAGCCGACGTCCTGCGCGAGAAGACCGGGATCGCGTCCCACGACATCGCCCTGGTGATGGGCTCGGGATGGCTGCCTGCGGTCGACGCGCTCGGCCCGGCCCTGGCCGAGATCTCCACCGCGGAGCTGCCCGGCTTCGCGCCGCCGGCCGTTGCCGGCCATGCCGGCAGGATCCGCTCGGTCCGGGCCGGCGATCGGACCCTGATGGTCTTCCTCGGCCGGACCCACTTCTACGAGGGGCACGGCGTCCGGCCCGTCGTCCACGGCGTCCGTACGGCGGCAGCGGCCGGCTGTCGCACGGTCGTGCTCACCAACGGGTGTGGCGGGTTGCGCACCTCCTGGACCCCGGGCACACCGGTGTTGATCAGCGACCACATCAATCTGACGGCGACCTCGCCCATCGAGGGTGCCCACTTCATCGACCTGACCGACCTCTACAGCGCGCGCCTCCGGGCACTGTGTCGCGAGGTCGAGCCCGGACTCGACGAGGGCGTCTACGTGCAGCTGCCGGGCCCGCACTATGAGACGCCGGCCGAGATCGGCATGGTCCGCGCGATCGGCGGCGACCTCGTCGGGATGAGCACCACGCTAGAGGCGATCGCGGCGCGCGAGGCGGGCCTGGAGGTGCTGGGCATCTCGCTGGTGACCAACCTTGCGGCCGGGATCACCGGCGAGCCGCTGAACCACGCGGAGGTGCTCGAGGCCGGCCGCTCCGCAGCCGCCAGGATGGGTGCCCTCCTCGGGGCCGTGGTGCCGAAGATCTGA
- the tpx gene encoding thiol peroxidase, which translates to MATTNFKGTPVNTAGELPAPGDKAPAFTLTGTDLGDLESASLAGKRVVLNIFPSIDTGVCAASVRRFNELAAGLDNTTVVCVSQDLPFAQGRFCGAEGIENVTVGSGFRSDFGTDFGVRMTDGPMAGLLARSVVVLDADGTVIHTQLVPEITQEPDYDAAVAALG; encoded by the coding sequence ATGGCAACCACCAACTTCAAGGGCACCCCCGTCAACACCGCCGGCGAGCTGCCGGCCCCCGGCGACAAGGCTCCGGCGTTCACCCTCACCGGCACCGACCTGGGCGACCTCGAGTCCGCCTCGCTGGCCGGCAAGCGGGTCGTGCTCAACATCTTCCCGAGCATCGACACCGGCGTCTGCGCCGCGAGCGTACGACGGTTCAATGAGCTGGCCGCCGGCCTGGACAACACCACCGTGGTCTGCGTCTCCCAGGACCTGCCGTTCGCGCAGGGCCGGTTCTGTGGCGCCGAGGGCATCGAGAACGTGACCGTCGGCTCGGGCTTCCGCTCCGACTTCGGCACGGACTTCGGCGTCCGGATGACCGACGGTCCGATGGCGGGGCTGCTCGCCCGCTCCGTGGTGGTCCTCGACGCCGACGGCACGGTGATCCACACCCAGCTGGTGCCGGAGATCACCCAGGAGCCCGACTACGACGCCGCCGTCGCTGCCCTGGGCTGA
- a CDS encoding crotonase/enoyl-CoA hydratase family protein, whose product MTRYVTCTVADGVAHVRLTRPEKLNALTLQTLHELARTARELRRDRALRAVVLSGEGASFCAGLDFGSVLKTPTGIARAFVPAPWRGTNAFQEACWAWRRLPVPVIAAVHGHCYGGGLQLALAADFRIAAPDSEWSVLEGRWGLIPDMTGVRSLAELVGIDRAKLLTMSAAMMSGKEAAELGLVTEVAADPLAAAYELAGRLAERSPDALAAAKRLFNGTWTASTRRTFGRERVEQLFLLASANTRAAREAAFKKASPVFGPRGRR is encoded by the coding sequence ATGACCCGTTACGTCACGTGCACGGTCGCCGACGGCGTGGCCCACGTCCGCCTGACCCGGCCCGAGAAGCTCAACGCGCTCACCCTGCAGACCCTGCACGAGCTCGCCAGGACCGCGCGCGAGCTCCGACGCGACCGCGCCCTGCGGGCTGTCGTGCTCAGCGGCGAGGGCGCCTCGTTCTGCGCGGGGCTCGACTTCGGATCGGTGCTGAAGACGCCCACCGGCATCGCCCGCGCATTCGTGCCAGCGCCCTGGCGCGGGACCAACGCCTTCCAGGAGGCCTGTTGGGCCTGGCGCCGGCTGCCGGTACCGGTCATCGCCGCGGTGCACGGTCACTGCTACGGCGGGGGCCTGCAGCTCGCGCTGGCCGCCGACTTCCGGATCGCCGCCCCTGACTCCGAGTGGTCGGTGCTCGAGGGACGCTGGGGCCTGATCCCGGACATGACCGGCGTCCGGTCCCTGGCCGAGCTCGTCGGGATCGACCGAGCGAAGCTGCTGACGATGAGCGCGGCCATGATGAGCGGCAAGGAGGCCGCCGAGCTCGGCCTGGTCACCGAGGTGGCCGCCGATCCGCTGGCCGCGGCGTACGAGCTGGCGGGCCGGCTCGCCGAGCGCTCCCCCGATGCCCTGGCCGCCGCCAAGCGGCTGTTCAACGGCACCTGGACCGCCTCTACCCGACGCACCTTCGGACGCGAGCGCGTCGAGCAGCTGTTCCTGCTCGCCTCGGCGAACACGAGGGCCGCCCGAGAGGCCGCGTTCAAGAAGGCGTCGCCGGTCTTCGGCCCGCGTGGGCGTCGCTGA
- a CDS encoding SRPBCC family protein, whose product MPQGMIVGMVLSRYRFTHSCEVSASPERVHALLLDLERYPSWWPQVRAVASLGPDTALVVCRSVLPYDLELVLDAVSRAPTELEVRISGPIDGLARWSLCAHQGGTRLEYFQEVVARGALAWASYVIKPMLRWNHAVMMRGFDAGIASALAGDTGPRTG is encoded by the coding sequence TTGCCGCAGGGGATGATCGTGGGCATGGTGCTGTCGCGCTACCGGTTCACGCACTCGTGCGAGGTGTCGGCGTCTCCCGAGCGCGTCCACGCCCTGTTGCTCGACCTCGAGCGCTACCCGAGCTGGTGGCCGCAGGTGCGCGCTGTCGCCAGCCTGGGGCCCGACACGGCCCTGGTCGTCTGCCGCTCCGTGTTGCCCTACGACCTGGAGCTCGTCCTTGATGCGGTCAGCCGCGCGCCGACCGAGCTCGAGGTGCGGATCTCCGGGCCGATCGACGGACTGGCTCGCTGGTCGCTGTGTGCCCACCAGGGCGGGACCCGGCTGGAGTACTTCCAGGAGGTGGTCGCCCGGGGCGCCCTGGCGTGGGCGTCGTATGTCATCAAGCCCATGCTGCGTTGGAACCACGCGGTGATGATGCGTGGCTTCGACGCGGGGATCGCGTCCGCACTCGCTGGGGACACCGGTCCGCGCACGGGCTGA
- a CDS encoding phospho-sugar mutase, giving the protein MGQHSTRDDLIERARAWAAQDPDPQTRAELEDLLASADDPAVQADLADRFRASLEFGTAGLRGALGAGPNRMNRVVVLRAAAGLTAYLRGNGETRPVVIGYDARHNSAVFARDTAEVMSAAGFRALLLPRPLPTPLLAFAIRDLDCAAGVMVTASHNPPQDNGYKVYLGDGSQIVPPADTDIAAAIDVVGPVAEIPRDGERIELLGDDVLDRYLDSVVGLVDPQGPRDLTIAYTPLHGVGGDTAVAVLRRAGFPAPHVAVQQAEPDPAFPTVAFPNPEEPGAMDLALALAAEVGADIAVANDPDADRCAVAVPTADRGHSGTGWQMLRGDEVGALLADHLLSRGKRGVYAQSIVSSSLLGKQAEAAGQPHQETLTGFKWIGRIEGLAFGYEEALGYCVDPEHVKDKDGLSALLTVCEMAAEAKAAGRTLHDRLDDIARRFGLHATDQLSVRFDDLDAIPATMQRLREAPPTCLGGLAVQRVDDLSQGAGGLPPTDGLRYQLADRARVIIRPSGTEPKVKCYLEVVVPVDGDDPEGVDAARIAAAGRLDAIRADVQAAAGL; this is encoded by the coding sequence ATGGGCCAGCACTCCACCCGAGACGACCTGATCGAGCGTGCCCGCGCCTGGGCGGCACAGGACCCCGACCCGCAGACCCGAGCCGAGCTGGAGGATCTGCTCGCCAGCGCCGACGATCCCGCGGTGCAGGCCGATCTGGCCGACCGCTTCCGCGCCTCCCTGGAGTTCGGTACGGCGGGACTGCGCGGCGCCCTCGGCGCGGGACCCAACCGGATGAACCGGGTCGTGGTGCTCCGGGCGGCAGCCGGGCTCACCGCGTACCTGCGTGGGAACGGCGAGACCCGTCCTGTGGTGATCGGCTACGACGCACGGCACAACTCCGCCGTCTTCGCGCGCGACACCGCCGAGGTGATGTCCGCAGCCGGCTTCCGCGCGCTGCTGCTCCCCCGGCCACTTCCCACCCCCCTGCTCGCGTTCGCGATCCGTGACCTCGACTGTGCGGCAGGGGTGATGGTGACCGCGAGCCACAACCCACCACAGGACAACGGCTACAAGGTCTATCTCGGCGACGGCAGCCAGATCGTCCCGCCGGCCGACACCGACATCGCAGCGGCCATCGACGTGGTCGGCCCGGTCGCGGAGATCCCGCGCGACGGCGAGCGCATCGAGCTGCTCGGCGATGACGTCCTGGACCGGTACCTCGACAGTGTCGTCGGCCTGGTCGACCCGCAGGGACCGCGGGACCTCACCATCGCCTACACGCCCCTGCACGGCGTCGGGGGCGACACCGCCGTGGCCGTGCTCCGACGCGCGGGCTTCCCCGCGCCCCACGTCGCGGTGCAGCAAGCCGAGCCGGACCCGGCCTTCCCGACGGTCGCCTTCCCCAACCCCGAGGAGCCGGGGGCGATGGATCTCGCGCTCGCGCTGGCCGCCGAGGTGGGCGCGGACATCGCCGTGGCCAACGACCCGGACGCCGATCGCTGCGCGGTCGCCGTGCCCACGGCCGACCGCGGCCACTCCGGGACCGGCTGGCAGATGCTCCGCGGTGACGAGGTCGGTGCCCTGCTCGCCGACCACCTGCTGTCCCGGGGCAAGCGCGGCGTCTACGCCCAGTCGATCGTGTCGTCGAGCCTGCTCGGCAAGCAGGCCGAGGCCGCGGGCCAGCCGCACCAGGAGACCCTCACCGGCTTCAAGTGGATCGGCCGCATCGAAGGCCTCGCCTTCGGCTACGAGGAGGCGCTCGGCTACTGCGTTGACCCGGAGCACGTCAAGGACAAGGACGGCCTGTCCGCACTCCTCACGGTCTGCGAGATGGCGGCCGAGGCGAAGGCCGCAGGCCGCACCCTGCATGACCGGCTCGACGACATCGCTCGCCGGTTCGGCCTGCACGCCACCGACCAGCTCTCGGTGCGGTTCGACGACCTCGACGCGATCCCGGCCACGATGCAGCGGCTGCGCGAGGCACCGCCGACCTGCCTCGGTGGCCTCGCGGTCCAGCGCGTCGACGACCTGAGCCAGGGCGCTGGTGGCCTGCCGCCGACCGACGGCCTGCGCTACCAGCTCGCCGACCGGGCCCGCGTGATCATCCGGCCCTCTGGCACCGAGCCGAAGGTCAAGTGCTACCTCGAGGTCGTCGTGCCGGTCGACGGGGACGATCCCGAGGGGGTCGACGCCGCCCGCATCGCGGCCGCGGGTCGGCTCGACGCGATCCGTGCGGACGTCCAAGCGGCCGCTGGCCTCTGA
- the deoC gene encoding deoxyribose-phosphate aldolase yields MTTGPLTLSAAGLDSVSEATSSDAALRRFLHGLPGVDQVGAEQRAATLSTRSIKTTAKQFAIDLAIRMVDLTTLEGQDTPGKVRALCAKAVHPDPADQTCPATAAVCVYPDMVAVAKQALGSSGVHVASVATAFPSGRAALPVKLADTRDAVAAGADEIDMVIDRGAFLSGRYLQVFDEIVAVREACERPDGSRAHLKVIFETGELQTYDNVRRASWLAMLAGAHFIKTSTGKVQPAATLPVTLVMLEAVRDFREATGQMVGVKPAGGIRSSKDAIRYLVTVNEIAGPDWLDPDWFRFGASTLLNDLLMQRTKLLTGRYSGPDYFTLD; encoded by the coding sequence GTGACGACCGGCCCGTTGACCCTGTCGGCCGCCGGACTGGACTCGGTCTCGGAGGCGACCTCCTCCGACGCGGCCCTGCGACGGTTCCTGCACGGGCTCCCGGGCGTCGACCAGGTCGGCGCGGAGCAGCGTGCCGCGACCCTGTCGACTCGGTCGATCAAGACCACCGCCAAGCAGTTCGCGATCGACCTCGCGATCCGGATGGTCGACCTGACCACCCTCGAGGGCCAGGACACGCCCGGCAAGGTCCGTGCCCTGTGCGCCAAGGCGGTGCACCCGGATCCGGCCGACCAGACCTGCCCCGCCACCGCGGCGGTCTGCGTCTACCCCGACATGGTCGCCGTCGCGAAGCAGGCGCTGGGGTCAAGCGGGGTCCACGTCGCCTCGGTGGCGACCGCCTTCCCGAGCGGCCGGGCGGCGCTCCCCGTCAAGCTGGCGGACACCCGCGACGCGGTGGCGGCGGGCGCCGACGAGATCGACATGGTGATCGACCGCGGCGCGTTCCTCTCGGGTCGCTACCTGCAGGTCTTCGACGAGATCGTGGCGGTCCGCGAGGCCTGCGAACGGCCGGACGGCAGCCGCGCCCACCTGAAGGTGATCTTCGAGACCGGCGAGCTCCAGACCTACGACAACGTACGACGTGCCTCGTGGCTGGCGATGCTGGCCGGTGCGCACTTCATCAAGACCTCGACCGGCAAGGTGCAGCCGGCCGCGACCCTGCCGGTGACGCTGGTCATGCTCGAGGCGGTGCGTGACTTCCGTGAGGCGACCGGGCAGATGGTCGGGGTCAAGCCGGCCGGTGGGATCCGGAGCAGCAAGGACGCGATCAGGTACCTCGTGACCGTCAACGAGATCGCCGGTCCGGACTGGCTCGACCCGGACTGGTTCCGCTTCGGTGCGAGCACCCTCCTCAACGACCTGCTGATGCAGCGCACCAAGCTGCTCACCGGCCGCTACTCCGGCCCCGACTACTTCACCCTGGACTGA